In Paroedura picta isolate Pp20150507F chromosome 1, Ppicta_v3.0, whole genome shotgun sequence, the following are encoded in one genomic region:
- the PTCRA gene encoding pre T-cell antigen receptor alpha isoform X3 yields MAWRTVTSMLSTRLPAPQKMQQTLHIKLPWQPVRHLLTSAALQLLTAGSSWGLFPVLSPPLNVVINGERKTLVACVVSDLSEDASDTIWFSNGNGSLLESFTYVASGERNGSFSTVSQLAIQTTEFESWDAVTCYVAPNKTSRMWNTTSLQISAQDQISSTEIQHMCSQILLLLAIRTLLFKLLLTNVLITCCFLYKSKDSVPHLKSHDCPAVLPYKVRFYFTPVYIYHGQHKEQGIVGLR; encoded by the exons ATGGCTTGGCGCACTGTCACGAGCATGCTGTCTACCCGTCTTCCTGCCCCTCAAAAGATGCAACAGACTCTCCACATTAAACTGCCTTGGCAGCCAGTCAGGCACCTCCTGACGAGTGCAGCACTTCAGCTTCTGACCG CAGGTAGCTCTTGGGGCCTGTTTCCAGTCTTGTCACCGCCACTCAATGTGGTAATAAATGGCGAAAGGAAGACACTGGTGGCTTGTGTGGTGAGTGACCTCTCAGAGGATGCATCAGATACTATTTGGTTTTCCAATGGAAATGGTAGCCTGCTGGAGTCGTTCACCTATGTGGCTTCTGGAGAAAGAAATGGCAGTTTCAGCACAGTCTCTCAGCTTGCCATTCAAACCACAGAATTTGAATCGTGGGATGCAGTTACTTGCTACGTTGCTCCAAACAAAACTTCAAGAATGTGGAACACCACCTCTCTCCAGATCTCTG CCCAGGACCAGATATCATCCACTGAAATTCAGCATATGTGTTCTCAGATCCTGCTTCTTTTGGCCATCCGAACATTGCTGTTCAAGCTTCTCCTGACTAATGTGTTGATTACTTGTTGCTTCCTTTACAAGAG cAAAGACTCAGTGCCACATCTGAAGTCCCACGATTGTCCTGCAGTTCTTCCATACaaagttagattttattttaCTCCAGTGTACATTTACCATGGACAGCACAAAGAGCAAGGGATTGTAGGGTTAAGATAA
- the PTCRA gene encoding pre T-cell antigen receptor alpha isoform X1 — MAWRTVTSMLSTRLPAPQKMQQTLHIKLPWQPVRHLLTSAALQLLTAGSSWGLFPVLSPPLNVVINGERKTLVACVVSDLSEDASDTIWFSNGNGSLLESFTYVASGERNGSFSTVSQLAIQTTEFESWDAVTCYVAPNKTSRMWNTTSLQISEESIEDSCLDENHRTQDQISSTEIQHMCSQILLLLAIRTLLFKLLLTNVLITCCFLYKSKDSVPHLKSHDCPAVLPYKVRFYFTPVYIYHGQHKEQGIVGLR, encoded by the exons ATGGCTTGGCGCACTGTCACGAGCATGCTGTCTACCCGTCTTCCTGCCCCTCAAAAGATGCAACAGACTCTCCACATTAAACTGCCTTGGCAGCCAGTCAGGCACCTCCTGACGAGTGCAGCACTTCAGCTTCTGACCG CAGGTAGCTCTTGGGGCCTGTTTCCAGTCTTGTCACCGCCACTCAATGTGGTAATAAATGGCGAAAGGAAGACACTGGTGGCTTGTGTGGTGAGTGACCTCTCAGAGGATGCATCAGATACTATTTGGTTTTCCAATGGAAATGGTAGCCTGCTGGAGTCGTTCACCTATGTGGCTTCTGGAGAAAGAAATGGCAGTTTCAGCACAGTCTCTCAGCTTGCCATTCAAACCACAGAATTTGAATCGTGGGATGCAGTTACTTGCTACGTTGCTCCAAACAAAACTTCAAGAATGTGGAACACCACCTCTCTCCAGATCTCTG AAGAAAGTATAGAAGATTCATGCCTGGATGAAAACCATAGAA CCCAGGACCAGATATCATCCACTGAAATTCAGCATATGTGTTCTCAGATCCTGCTTCTTTTGGCCATCCGAACATTGCTGTTCAAGCTTCTCCTGACTAATGTGTTGATTACTTGTTGCTTCCTTTACAAGAG cAAAGACTCAGTGCCACATCTGAAGTCCCACGATTGTCCTGCAGTTCTTCCATACaaagttagattttattttaCTCCAGTGTACATTTACCATGGACAGCACAAAGAGCAAGGGATTGTAGGGTTAAGATAA
- the PTCRA gene encoding pre T-cell antigen receptor alpha isoform X2, which translates to MAWRTVTSMLSTRLPAPQKMQQTLHIKLPWQPVRHLLTSAALQLLTGSSWGLFPVLSPPLNVVINGERKTLVACVVSDLSEDASDTIWFSNGNGSLLESFTYVASGERNGSFSTVSQLAIQTTEFESWDAVTCYVAPNKTSRMWNTTSLQISEESIEDSCLDENHRTQDQISSTEIQHMCSQILLLLAIRTLLFKLLLTNVLITCCFLYKSKDSVPHLKSHDCPAVLPYKVRFYFTPVYIYHGQHKEQGIVGLR; encoded by the exons ATGGCTTGGCGCACTGTCACGAGCATGCTGTCTACCCGTCTTCCTGCCCCTCAAAAGATGCAACAGACTCTCCACATTAAACTGCCTTGGCAGCCAGTCAGGCACCTCCTGACGAGTGCAGCACTTCAGCTTCTGACCG GTAGCTCTTGGGGCCTGTTTCCAGTCTTGTCACCGCCACTCAATGTGGTAATAAATGGCGAAAGGAAGACACTGGTGGCTTGTGTGGTGAGTGACCTCTCAGAGGATGCATCAGATACTATTTGGTTTTCCAATGGAAATGGTAGCCTGCTGGAGTCGTTCACCTATGTGGCTTCTGGAGAAAGAAATGGCAGTTTCAGCACAGTCTCTCAGCTTGCCATTCAAACCACAGAATTTGAATCGTGGGATGCAGTTACTTGCTACGTTGCTCCAAACAAAACTTCAAGAATGTGGAACACCACCTCTCTCCAGATCTCTG AAGAAAGTATAGAAGATTCATGCCTGGATGAAAACCATAGAA CCCAGGACCAGATATCATCCACTGAAATTCAGCATATGTGTTCTCAGATCCTGCTTCTTTTGGCCATCCGAACATTGCTGTTCAAGCTTCTCCTGACTAATGTGTTGATTACTTGTTGCTTCCTTTACAAGAG cAAAGACTCAGTGCCACATCTGAAGTCCCACGATTGTCCTGCAGTTCTTCCATACaaagttagattttattttaCTCCAGTGTACATTTACCATGGACAGCACAAAGAGCAAGGGATTGTAGGGTTAAGATAA
- the PTCRA gene encoding pre T-cell antigen receptor alpha isoform X4, with amino-acid sequence MQQTLHIKLPWQPVRHLLTSAALQLLTAGSSWGLFPVLSPPLNVVINGERKTLVACVVSDLSEDASDTIWFSNGNGSLLESFTYVASGERNGSFSTVSQLAIQTTEFESWDAVTCYVAPNKTSRMWNTTSLQISEESIEDSCLDENHRTQDQISSTEIQHMCSQILLLLAIRTLLFKLLLTNVLITCCFLYKSKDSVPHLKSHDCPAVLPYKVRFYFTPVYIYHGQHKEQGIVGLR; translated from the exons ATGCAACAGACTCTCCACATTAAACTGCCTTGGCAGCCAGTCAGGCACCTCCTGACGAGTGCAGCACTTCAGCTTCTGACCG CAGGTAGCTCTTGGGGCCTGTTTCCAGTCTTGTCACCGCCACTCAATGTGGTAATAAATGGCGAAAGGAAGACACTGGTGGCTTGTGTGGTGAGTGACCTCTCAGAGGATGCATCAGATACTATTTGGTTTTCCAATGGAAATGGTAGCCTGCTGGAGTCGTTCACCTATGTGGCTTCTGGAGAAAGAAATGGCAGTTTCAGCACAGTCTCTCAGCTTGCCATTCAAACCACAGAATTTGAATCGTGGGATGCAGTTACTTGCTACGTTGCTCCAAACAAAACTTCAAGAATGTGGAACACCACCTCTCTCCAGATCTCTG AAGAAAGTATAGAAGATTCATGCCTGGATGAAAACCATAGAA CCCAGGACCAGATATCATCCACTGAAATTCAGCATATGTGTTCTCAGATCCTGCTTCTTTTGGCCATCCGAACATTGCTGTTCAAGCTTCTCCTGACTAATGTGTTGATTACTTGTTGCTTCCTTTACAAGAG cAAAGACTCAGTGCCACATCTGAAGTCCCACGATTGTCCTGCAGTTCTTCCATACaaagttagattttattttaCTCCAGTGTACATTTACCATGGACAGCACAAAGAGCAAGGGATTGTAGGGTTAAGATAA
- the PTCRA gene encoding pre T-cell antigen receptor alpha isoform X5, with product MQQTLHIKLPWQPVRHLLTSAALQLLTGSSWGLFPVLSPPLNVVINGERKTLVACVVSDLSEDASDTIWFSNGNGSLLESFTYVASGERNGSFSTVSQLAIQTTEFESWDAVTCYVAPNKTSRMWNTTSLQISEESIEDSCLDENHRTQDQISSTEIQHMCSQILLLLAIRTLLFKLLLTNVLITCCFLYKSKDSVPHLKSHDCPAVLPYKVRFYFTPVYIYHGQHKEQGIVGLR from the exons ATGCAACAGACTCTCCACATTAAACTGCCTTGGCAGCCAGTCAGGCACCTCCTGACGAGTGCAGCACTTCAGCTTCTGACCG GTAGCTCTTGGGGCCTGTTTCCAGTCTTGTCACCGCCACTCAATGTGGTAATAAATGGCGAAAGGAAGACACTGGTGGCTTGTGTGGTGAGTGACCTCTCAGAGGATGCATCAGATACTATTTGGTTTTCCAATGGAAATGGTAGCCTGCTGGAGTCGTTCACCTATGTGGCTTCTGGAGAAAGAAATGGCAGTTTCAGCACAGTCTCTCAGCTTGCCATTCAAACCACAGAATTTGAATCGTGGGATGCAGTTACTTGCTACGTTGCTCCAAACAAAACTTCAAGAATGTGGAACACCACCTCTCTCCAGATCTCTG AAGAAAGTATAGAAGATTCATGCCTGGATGAAAACCATAGAA CCCAGGACCAGATATCATCCACTGAAATTCAGCATATGTGTTCTCAGATCCTGCTTCTTTTGGCCATCCGAACATTGCTGTTCAAGCTTCTCCTGACTAATGTGTTGATTACTTGTTGCTTCCTTTACAAGAG cAAAGACTCAGTGCCACATCTGAAGTCCCACGATTGTCCTGCAGTTCTTCCATACaaagttagattttattttaCTCCAGTGTACATTTACCATGGACAGCACAAAGAGCAAGGGATTGTAGGGTTAAGATAA